The following proteins are encoded in a genomic region of Paenibacillus sp. FSL H3-0469:
- a CDS encoding ABC transporter ATP-binding protein — protein sequence MTARRWVMTFIRMHKLVFVCGFLVTTLMTLVNLMYPFLGGRLINIAFYDQDLNTFLKLCLIYAGILLFNQFIVATLNNLISSQMMTGFVFDIRRALFRKILHQKGKDLSGMYSGDLISRMNRDAKDIMNLLFWSGLWGYSNLLHIVFAVGFMFYYHILLGVFTVVLVPVVFLASKYFKQRALSVNRDLAAEQGKLSSYLFEIVANMREIKLLNAGRLVTRTYLRRTVSIHHKHVDNGRIEVTTERVNAFITLAAQLLLFIICARLIVKGQMQLGVFVAAASYFNMAVTYFSSMSGKITDTWGQSVSLQRVAELLNEQEEDYREALLPTLIKEGTIEFRNVSFGYTEERRVLDGFNLRVEGGSTVGIAGRSGAGKTTLGSLLCSLYPVDGGELLIDGRNVNEYNLHSLRSQVGVVHQETVLYDNTLRYNLSFTNNRDQDSLLLEVLKRAALQELVQNLPDGLDTLLGTSGQELSGGQKQRLAIARILVKNPKILVFDEATSSLDSKNEALIRQMTSELAQDRTLIIIAHRQSTLRGCDRIAVLEDGRVTGYDTHEVLIRSNKTYIDLFSEQCAGGEAV from the coding sequence GTGACTGCAAGACGCTGGGTGATGACCTTCATACGGATGCACAAGCTGGTATTTGTATGCGGTTTCTTAGTAACTACGTTAATGACCTTAGTGAACCTGATGTATCCGTTCCTGGGCGGACGGCTGATTAATATCGCTTTTTATGATCAGGATCTGAATACCTTCCTGAAGCTGTGCCTGATCTATGCCGGAATTCTCCTGTTCAATCAGTTTATTGTGGCGACGCTGAACAATCTGATCTCCTCCCAGATGATGACGGGGTTCGTGTTCGATATCCGGCGGGCGCTATTCCGCAAAATCCTGCATCAAAAGGGGAAGGATCTCTCGGGGATGTACAGCGGCGACCTGATCAGCCGGATGAACCGCGATGCCAAGGACATTATGAATCTCCTCTTCTGGAGCGGACTGTGGGGGTATTCCAATCTGCTGCATATCGTGTTCGCCGTAGGCTTCATGTTCTATTATCATATCCTGCTGGGAGTGTTCACGGTGGTGCTGGTGCCTGTCGTGTTCTTGGCCTCGAAATACTTTAAGCAACGGGCGCTTAGCGTTAACAGGGATCTGGCGGCGGAGCAGGGGAAGCTGTCCTCGTACTTATTTGAAATTGTGGCCAATATGCGGGAGATCAAGCTGCTGAATGCCGGGAGGCTGGTGACCCGCACCTATCTCAGGCGGACAGTCTCTATCCATCACAAGCATGTGGACAATGGAAGAATCGAAGTGACCACCGAGCGGGTGAACGCATTCATCACGCTTGCCGCACAGCTGCTGCTGTTCATCATTTGCGCCCGGCTGATTGTGAAGGGGCAGATGCAGCTTGGTGTTTTTGTGGCTGCCGCCAGCTATTTCAATATGGCTGTGACTTACTTCAGCTCGATGAGCGGCAAGATTACCGATACCTGGGGGCAGAGCGTGTCCTTGCAGCGTGTGGCGGAGCTCCTGAATGAGCAGGAGGAAGACTATAGAGAAGCCCTTCTGCCCACACTGATTAAGGAGGGGACCATTGAATTTCGCAATGTCAGCTTCGGGTATACGGAAGAGAGACGGGTGCTGGACGGGTTCAATCTCCGTGTGGAGGGAGGGAGCACCGTGGGCATTGCCGGAAGGAGCGGAGCCGGGAAAACAACACTCGGAAGCCTGCTATGTAGCCTCTATCCCGTTGACGGCGGCGAGCTTCTGATCGATGGCCGCAACGTGAACGAGTATAATCTGCACAGCTTGCGGAGTCAGGTGGGCGTGGTTCATCAGGAGACGGTTCTGTACGATAACACGCTGCGGTATAATCTGTCTTTTACGAATAACCGTGATCAGGACAGCCTGTTACTCGAAGTACTTAAGAGAGCTGCGCTGCAGGAGCTGGTCCAGAATCTCCCGGATGGACTCGACACGTTGCTGGGGACTTCAGGGCAGGAATTATCGGGCGGCCAAAAGCAGCGTCTGGCTATTGCAAGAATCCTGGTCAAGAATCCGAAAATTCTGGTCTTCGATGAAGCGACTTCGTCCCTCGACAGCAAGAATGAGGCGCTGATCCGGCAGATGACCAGTGAGCTTGCGCAAGACCGGACGCTGATCATCATCGCCCATCGGCAGTCCACGCTTAGAGGCTGTGACCGGATCGCAGTGCTGGAGGACGGCCGGGTCACAGGCTACGATACTCACGAGGTACTCATCAGAAGCAATAAAACGTACATAGATCTGTTCAGCGAACAGTGTGCAGGAGGCGAAGCGGTATGA
- a CDS encoding ABC transporter ATP-binding protein, with product MTMTRWAAYKALTQGIEGVRKPLLALALFKLWNLVCGLLPLFLYSVLVNRVLVEEHMNELWPVIAGYLGVFLLTTAGIAVSRRYSNQLLLKYDLRLKRKLLNRVGSLDYEEYSGYSIGDLKSRIEQDSAAAGRFFTVHLLDFSYAVLYAAALAGILVSYEWRIALLSFVFVPVSLLTVNLLGEKTRKAGEELWRLQNGYESFLHASLQNWKDIKTNNLEEAQLEELNGHYAAIRPVWFRSQLYQHLGVSYSFFTKNFITQLFIYFIGGLFVIKGYSEVGVLLVFISFYGQFFGFIESISNGLMNYKNDSVNISKVIGLLQAEADQRPYKHISGQEIEVQNLQFRYEGTKAFALDGISFSVGKGEHLAIVGQSGSGKSTLASLLTGQLKPQGGSVSIGGTDLHAVNSGSVAAKVSIVVQEPVLFNMTIRENLLLAGNGATEAELIACCRSANIYDFIASLEQGLDTVIGEKGMKLSGGQKQRLSIARALLQERDIIIFDESTSALDHENERDIMNELKSLCAGKTIISIAHRLSTIQACDKVLVLQDGKVAACDTHANLRNRNEAYDLLFRSQYAALSHTTELVH from the coding sequence ATGACTATGACAAGATGGGCTGCCTATAAAGCACTGACTCAAGGAATTGAAGGGGTCCGTAAGCCGCTGCTGGCGCTCGCACTGTTCAAGCTGTGGAATCTGGTCTGCGGACTGCTTCCGTTATTCCTGTACTCTGTGCTCGTCAACCGTGTGCTGGTAGAGGAGCATATGAATGAGCTGTGGCCTGTTATCGCGGGATATCTGGGAGTATTCCTGCTTACGACGGCCGGGATTGCGGTCAGCAGGCGCTACTCCAACCAGTTGCTCCTGAAGTATGACCTGAGGCTTAAGCGCAAACTGCTGAATAGAGTGGGCAGCCTGGATTATGAGGAGTATAGCGGGTACAGCATTGGTGATCTAAAAAGCCGGATCGAGCAGGATTCAGCCGCAGCCGGACGGTTTTTCACGGTTCATCTGTTAGATTTCAGCTACGCTGTCCTGTATGCTGCTGCGCTGGCTGGGATTCTTGTAAGCTATGAGTGGCGGATCGCCCTCCTTAGCTTCGTCTTCGTTCCGGTCTCCTTACTGACGGTGAATCTCTTGGGCGAGAAGACGAGGAAGGCGGGGGAGGAGCTATGGAGGCTGCAGAACGGTTACGAATCCTTTTTACATGCAAGTCTGCAGAACTGGAAGGATATTAAGACCAATAATCTGGAGGAGGCCCAGCTAGAGGAATTGAACGGGCATTATGCGGCTATCCGTCCAGTGTGGTTCCGCAGCCAGCTCTATCAGCATCTGGGCGTTTCTTATTCGTTCTTCACCAAGAACTTCATTACCCAGTTGTTCATCTATTTCATTGGCGGACTCTTCGTCATTAAGGGCTACTCGGAGGTCGGTGTGCTGCTGGTGTTCATCAGCTTCTACGGGCAGTTCTTCGGGTTCATCGAGAGCATCAGCAATGGCCTGATGAATTACAAGAATGATTCGGTGAATATCAGTAAAGTGATTGGACTGTTGCAGGCAGAGGCGGACCAGCGGCCTTACAAGCACATTAGCGGACAAGAGATTGAGGTTCAGAATTTGCAATTCCGCTATGAGGGGACGAAGGCCTTCGCACTGGACGGAATTTCATTCTCGGTGGGGAAGGGGGAACATCTGGCCATCGTAGGGCAGAGCGGCAGCGGCAAGTCAACGCTTGCCAGCCTGCTGACCGGACAGTTGAAGCCTCAGGGAGGGAGCGTCAGCATCGGCGGCACGGATCTGCATGCGGTGAACAGCGGGAGTGTGGCGGCCAAGGTAAGCATCGTGGTACAGGAGCCTGTTCTGTTCAATATGACGATCCGGGAGAACCTGCTGCTGGCGGGGAACGGGGCAACGGAAGCAGAGCTGATCGCCTGCTGCCGCAGCGCCAATATCTATGACTTCATTGCATCGCTCGAGCAAGGGCTGGATACGGTTATCGGGGAGAAGGGGATGAAGCTCTCCGGGGGCCAGAAGCAGCGTTTATCCATTGCCCGGGCTTTGCTGCAGGAGCGGGACATTATTATTTTCGATGAAAGTACAAGTGCCCTGGACCATGAGAATGAGCGCGATATTATGAATGAGCTGAAAAGCCTGTGTGCCGGCAAAACGATAATCTCCATCGCCCACCGCCTCTCTACCATTCAAGCCTGTGATAAGGTGCTGGTTCTGCAAGACGGTAAGGTGGCAGCCTGCGATACCCATGCCAACCTGCGTAACCGGAATGAAGCGTATGATCTGCTGTTCCGCAGCCAATACGCCGCCTTAAGCCACACCACAGAACTTGTTCATTGA
- a CDS encoding GGDEF domain-containing protein: MSPIHVWIPVVFYWLPMLFFFYMGMDVLLRNPRKIEHRLVSATILCYFLMFLEEYIRYMLPIEYSPVLAAVWFANVGILIPGLGFHLIARLIGLHKRMSRPWYPYLFHILTLAIPAGLFGQRSYTSVQLFTVSGVWKWPVANGAYYGTLTASLLLSFVPIAMLRSARKWSSADPDYQEHGGIFKLLEYGSWVTFLWVAVFGYFRFNEVLPPYTYIYGGLIWCFVLRLSMQRYEFLNHAGQRYKKMFQINSQAALLVSLSGSIKEANPSAGKMFDHLTLEKANLADLGGAEIVAKLQTQDDIGELEMVLHSGDSLIEVMINGDYVTVDHEPHAVLLIRDIRLRNQHVRQIAFMAYHDPLTGLPNRRQFYDKLEETLAEAERSGGEVAILLLDLDRFKQVNDRWGHEAGDQMLCKVAGMIHQLVQPDGLAARFGGDEFVLFCPVGGDGLTATELEHRLLAAAAQATLDYEGEELKIDMSIGISLYPQDGTAPDALLRQADRRMYAIKRGEAEGNHEI, translated from the coding sequence ATGAGCCCGATCCATGTGTGGATACCTGTCGTATTTTATTGGCTGCCGATGCTTTTCTTTTTCTACATGGGAATGGATGTGCTGCTGCGCAACCCCCGGAAGATTGAACATCGTCTGGTAAGCGCTACAATTCTGTGCTATTTCCTGATGTTCCTGGAGGAGTACATCCGGTATATGCTGCCGATTGAATACAGTCCGGTGCTGGCTGCGGTCTGGTTCGCCAATGTCGGTATCCTCATTCCAGGGCTTGGCTTCCATCTGATTGCCCGGTTGATTGGCCTCCATAAGCGGATGTCCCGGCCGTGGTATCCCTATCTGTTTCATATCCTAACGCTGGCGATCCCGGCTGGACTCTTTGGTCAACGTTCCTATACTTCTGTGCAGCTGTTCACCGTAAGCGGGGTATGGAAATGGCCGGTGGCGAACGGGGCTTACTACGGGACTCTGACGGCCAGCCTGCTGCTGAGCTTCGTCCCGATTGCTATGCTGCGCAGTGCACGCAAGTGGAGTTCCGCCGATCCTGACTATCAGGAGCATGGCGGTATCTTCAAGCTGCTGGAGTACGGCTCCTGGGTGACGTTCCTCTGGGTCGCTGTATTCGGCTATTTCCGCTTCAATGAAGTGCTGCCGCCGTATACGTATATCTATGGAGGGCTGATCTGGTGCTTCGTGCTGCGCCTGTCCATGCAGAGGTATGAGTTCCTTAATCATGCGGGACAGCGCTACAAAAAAATGTTCCAGATCAACTCGCAGGCTGCGCTGCTCGTCTCGTTGTCCGGGAGCATTAAGGAAGCGAATCCGAGTGCCGGTAAGATGTTCGACCATCTGACCCTGGAGAAGGCTAACCTTGCTGATCTGGGCGGTGCGGAGATCGTAGCGAAGCTTCAGACGCAGGACGATATCGGTGAGTTGGAGATGGTTCTGCATAGCGGGGATAGTCTAATCGAGGTGATGATTAACGGGGATTACGTGACCGTGGATCATGAGCCTCATGCCGTACTGCTCATCCGCGACATCCGGCTGCGCAATCAGCATGTACGGCAGATTGCCTTCATGGCCTACCATGATCCGCTCACAGGGCTGCCGAACCGCAGGCAATTCTATGATAAGCTGGAGGAGACTCTTGCGGAAGCAGAGCGCAGCGGCGGGGAAGTAGCTATCCTGCTGCTGGATCTCGACCGGTTCAAGCAGGTGAACGACCGCTGGGGTCATGAGGCCGGAGACCAGATGTTATGCAAGGTAGCGGGCATGATCCATCAGCTGGTCCAGCCGGACGGGCTGGCGGCCCGCTTCGGCGGCGACGAATTCGTGCTGTTCTGCCCCGTAGGCGGGGACGGACTGACCGCCACAGAGCTGGAGCACCGGCTGCTGGCGGCGGCTGCACAGGCCACGCTGGATTATGAAGGCGAAGAGCTGAAGATCGATATGAGCATCGGCATCAGCTTGTATCCGCAGGACGGAACGGCCCCGGACGCGCTGCTGCGCCAAGCCGACAGACGGATGTATGCGATCAAGCGGGGAGAGGCGGAGGGGAATCATGAGATTTGA
- a CDS encoding phosphotransferase produces the protein MRFEIGGEMSLIEETVREFLCETARVLDIESTPLQSGYQAVDLFRHRILVESEGRQEYSSVITKMANEIERRVMNRLMDQGANVPFNRAGNLDSDHRGLLCIQDVDYQTDYQNLDIAMLQHKEMQALAYIHNRNRGLQEELAWLPRVNRAYIETIIHGLWKPAWEEAKHNERFVETFGTYISEVNAISGKIVDELEAVWKDETTHTLIHNDLNPGNVLVHDNDDVMFIDWEEARYGSLLLDIPMRVDRSQAGEYREVLASLGWVLPADTFEQRYRAASRYLGLRYMTWSLGAWLQDPGTEGGLRRYLDMVIV, from the coding sequence ATGAGATTTGAGATTGGCGGGGAGATGTCGTTAATTGAGGAAACCGTGCGGGAGTTTCTGTGTGAGACGGCAAGGGTCCTTGATATCGAGAGCACTCCGCTACAATCGGGTTATCAGGCGGTGGACTTATTCCGTCACCGGATTCTCGTAGAGAGTGAAGGCAGACAAGAGTACAGCTCTGTGATTACCAAAATGGCGAATGAAATTGAACGCCGGGTAATGAACCGGTTAATGGATCAGGGGGCTAATGTCCCTTTTAATAGAGCGGGTAATCTGGATTCGGACCATCGGGGGCTCTTGTGTATTCAGGACGTAGATTATCAGACGGATTATCAGAATCTGGATATCGCGATGCTTCAGCACAAGGAAATGCAGGCGCTGGCTTATATTCATAACCGTAATCGTGGATTGCAGGAGGAGTTAGCCTGGCTCCCCCGGGTTAACCGTGCATACATAGAGACTATAATTCATGGACTATGGAAGCCCGCATGGGAAGAGGCCAAGCATAATGAACGGTTCGTGGAGACCTTCGGGACGTACATATCTGAGGTCAATGCCATATCGGGGAAAATCGTGGACGAGCTTGAAGCCGTCTGGAAGGATGAGACCACTCACACGCTTATACATAATGATCTGAATCCCGGAAATGTATTGGTACACGATAATGATGACGTTATGTTCATTGACTGGGAAGAAGCGCGATACGGCTCCCTGTTACTGGACATCCCGATGCGGGTTGACCGGTCTCAGGCTGGAGAATACCGTGAAGTGCTGGCTTCGCTGGGATGGGTGCTTCCTGCGGATACGTTTGAGCAGAGATATCGGGCTGCTTCGCGTTATCTCGGCTTGCGTTATATGACTTGGAGCTTGGGGGCCTGGCTGCAGGACCCTGGTACTGAGGGCGGGCTGCGGCGATATTTGGATATGGTTATTGTGTAG
- a CDS encoding DUF4317 domain-containing protein translates to MIKKEAAHIRKQFKMDHDQLNLYDILNVYIMKETNEIYHFERQPFAMLEREKQELYMSNFRKLLTGELDQKLFELKFLEEAEEPSQVMLHQGLITGDPEEWQDLMLMLVDKMLVDAKYEKDAVVTFVRGQYFRPTKARNDEAEETGKDEVFAHPFILCSVNSTEQQRKTLLFDYVEREFKYNIMVDPIIKLSTPEQGFFYPSVTDNYSDINRVLYCTGSANNPNPQFIEQVLNAERSVTALEERSIFEDIVKEVAGEQIDVATIAQVYEEIHQVIEDNAEEEEPPRLDYRDVERVLKASGVEDVTAEKVERAFETIVDNKHYEMKASSVIPKFTSKSIKIDTKVASITISPQDLRYVRQVNYQGKRCIMIEIDEDAVIEGFTLLTENLS, encoded by the coding sequence ATGATCAAGAAAGAAGCCGCACATATCCGCAAGCAGTTCAAGATGGACCATGATCAGCTGAATCTGTACGATATTCTGAATGTCTATATTATGAAAGAAACGAACGAAATCTACCACTTCGAGCGCCAGCCGTTCGCCATGCTGGAACGCGAGAAGCAGGAGCTGTATATGAGTAACTTCCGGAAGCTGCTGACGGGCGAGCTGGATCAGAAGCTGTTCGAGCTCAAGTTCCTGGAGGAAGCGGAGGAGCCGTCGCAGGTGATGCTGCACCAGGGGCTGATCACCGGTGACCCGGAGGAGTGGCAGGACCTGATGCTCATGCTGGTGGACAAAATGCTGGTGGATGCTAAGTATGAGAAGGATGCAGTGGTCACCTTCGTACGGGGGCAATACTTCCGGCCGACCAAGGCGCGTAATGACGAAGCTGAGGAGACCGGGAAGGACGAGGTCTTCGCACATCCATTCATTCTGTGCAGCGTGAATTCCACAGAGCAGCAGCGCAAGACGCTTTTATTCGATTATGTGGAGCGGGAGTTCAAATACAATATCATGGTTGATCCGATCATTAAGCTCAGCACACCGGAGCAAGGATTCTTCTACCCGAGTGTGACGGACAACTATTCGGATATCAATCGTGTGCTGTACTGCACGGGAAGCGCGAATAATCCGAACCCGCAGTTCATCGAGCAGGTGCTGAATGCGGAGCGGTCGGTGACGGCGCTGGAGGAACGGTCTATTTTTGAAGATATAGTGAAGGAAGTGGCGGGCGAACAGATCGATGTGGCCACGATTGCCCAGGTGTACGAGGAGATTCATCAGGTGATTGAGGACAACGCGGAGGAGGAAGAACCGCCGAGACTCGATTACCGCGATGTGGAGCGTGTGCTGAAGGCCAGCGGCGTGGAGGATGTGACGGCGGAGAAGGTGGAGCGCGCGTTCGAGACCATCGTGGACAATAAGCACTATGAGATGAAGGCCAGCAGCGTCATCCCCAAGTTCACCTCCAAGTCGATCAAGATCGATACGAAGGTTGCTTCGATCACGATCAGCCCGCAGGACCTGAGATATGTACGGCAGGTGAACTACCAGGGCAAGCGCTGCATCATGATTGAGATTGATGAGGATGCGGTGATCGAAGGCTTCACGCTGCTGACAGAGAACTTATCCTAA
- a CDS encoding DUF4304 domain-containing protein: MQELLDMQELFKQIIKQDVKPFFSAQGYRTKDLNFYKTEGQFSYKINIQKYKYNTYKQLSFYVNYNLHSEELAQYRPAKSLGLAHFYARINQIVPAAPERYFLTPEVDVDKFTADLLLHLDQGLQFLYTLTDARAIIEYYMQRTALHLSEETFGFLLDTGETETAEQYLKQLQAKYGAEKRWAIWEQKYAAVWEKYGSSS; the protein is encoded by the coding sequence ATGCAGGAATTGTTAGATATGCAGGAATTGTTCAAGCAGATCATCAAGCAGGACGTCAAACCTTTTTTCTCCGCACAGGGCTACCGTACAAAGGATCTGAACTTCTACAAGACAGAGGGCCAATTCAGCTATAAAATCAATATCCAGAAATACAAGTACAATACATACAAGCAGCTCAGCTTCTATGTGAATTACAATCTTCATTCCGAAGAGCTTGCGCAGTATAGGCCTGCTAAGTCTCTGGGCTTGGCTCACTTCTATGCCCGGATCAACCAAATCGTCCCCGCCGCTCCGGAACGCTACTTCCTGACGCCGGAGGTAGATGTGGACAAGTTCACGGCAGACCTGCTGCTCCACTTGGATCAGGGTCTTCAATTCTTGTACACCTTAACAGATGCCAGGGCCATTATTGAATACTATATGCAGCGGACAGCACTGCATTTAAGTGAAGAGACCTTCGGGTTCCTGCTGGATACAGGGGAGACAGAGACTGCGGAGCAATACCTGAAGCAGCTCCAGGCGAAATACGGCGCCGAGAAGCGCTGGGCAATCTGGGAGCAGAAATATGCAGCGGTCTGGGAGAAATACGGAAGCTCTTCCTAG
- a CDS encoding DUF4304 domain-containing protein, giving the protein MQELLDMKELFKQIIKQDVKPFFSAQGYRTKDLNFTKSEDQLIYNINIQKSSGNTWDKLSFYVNCTIHSTELAQLQISQSSIVSVAGSSHFTSRIREIVPAAPDRYTLTKEVDVDSFTAELLQHLDQALAFMYTLTDARSILDYYMERTALHLSEETFRFLLRAGETKTAKLYLKQLQDEYGAEPRWTIWEKKYAAIWSEYGLEL; this is encoded by the coding sequence ATGCAGGAATTGTTAGATATGAAGGAATTATTCAAGCAGATCATCAAGCAGGACGTCAAACCTTTTTTCTCCGCGCAGGGCTATCGTACAAAAGATCTGAATTTCACGAAGTCAGAGGATCAGCTTATCTATAACATCAATATTCAGAAATCGTCGGGCAATACCTGGGACAAGCTCAGCTTCTATGTGAACTGTACTATTCACTCTACAGAGCTTGCGCAGCTGCAGATAAGCCAGTCGTCCATCGTATCTGTGGCAGGGAGCTCCCACTTCACCTCACGGATCAGGGAGATAGTCCCCGCAGCCCCGGACCGCTATACCTTGACCAAAGAAGTAGATGTAGACAGCTTCACGGCAGAGCTTCTGCAGCACCTGGACCAGGCGCTTGCGTTCATGTATACCTTAACCGATGCCAGGAGCATCTTAGATTATTATATGGAGCGGACAGCGCTGCATCTAAGTGAAGAGACCTTCCGCTTCCTGCTGCGTGCAGGTGAAACAAAGACCGCAAAGCTTTACCTGAAGCAGCTTCAGGACGAATACGGGGCCGAGCCGCGCTGGACGATATGGGAGAAGAAGTATGCAGCCATTTGGTCGGAATACGGACTGGAGCTATAA